A DNA window from Desulfurobacteriaceae bacterium contains the following coding sequences:
- a CDS encoding RNA polymerase sigma-54 factor, whose product LVKDDVIVEAVNPKNFSIKINSYYLKYASNEELKKFIEENYKRALGLKKAIEQRAETLKKIGKAIFRIQKEFLKDGETLKPLSYQEIAEMLSLHESTVSRAVKDKFVETPFGTFPLKFFFRRGISKKSVDSIKEKIRKIIESEDKKKPLSDSKIAEILKSQGIKIARRTVAKYREEMGIPGAFERRER is encoded by the coding sequence GACTGGTTAAAGATGATGTTATTGTAGAAGCTGTAAACCCAAAGAATTTCTCCATAAAAATTAATAGCTACTACTTAAAATATGCAAGCAATGAAGAACTAAAGAAATTTATAGAGGAAAACTACAAAAGAGCTTTAGGTCTAAAAAAAGCAATAGAACAAAGGGCAGAAACCCTAAAAAAAATAGGAAAAGCTATTTTTAGAATTCAAAAAGAATTTTTAAAGGATGGAGAAACTCTTAAGCCTTTAAGCTACCAAGAAATTGCTGAAATGCTTTCTCTTCATGAATCAACCGTAAGTAGAGCTGTGAAAGACAAATTCGTAGAAACACCTTTTGGAACTTTCCCACTTAAATTTTTCTTCCGTAGAGGAATCTCTAAAAAGTCTGTTGATTCTATAAAGGAAAAAATAAGAAAAATAATAGAGTCTGAAGATAAAAAGAAACCTCTAAGTGACAGCAAAATTGCTGAAATTTTAAAAAGTCAAGGTATTAAGATAGCAAGAAGAACGGTTGCCAAGTATAGGGAAGAAATGGGAATACCAGGGGCTTTTGAAAGGAGAGAAAGATGA